The following proteins are encoded in a genomic region of Planococcus lenghuensis:
- a CDS encoding D-alanyl-D-alanine carboxypeptidase family protein yields the protein MIAALVVIMLLSLVPPGTARAEAPILYADAAILVDADTGRILYAHNADESLGVASMTKMMTEYLLLQAIAEGRVSWDQEYEVTDFVHALSIAPGLANVPLRRGETYSVKELYEAMAIYSANAATVGLTEILAGSEGEFVKMMNATAEELGLEGTEFVNSTGLGNSDMLGHPPAGTDPDGENVMTARSVAKLSKRLLEDYPEVLETARLPYKTFRKGTSEEILMRNWNFMLEGLTLEYEGMDGLKTGTTNFAGYCFTGTAKRDGRRLIAVVMNTTNESGGGSHVTRFHAARQLLDYGFEEFSVEEIVPAGYQFPAHETLIVEKGKQQQVGIAAAEPLHLLIETADRALYRPELILKNSVAKNEMLEAPVKEGQQIGIIKVERIMGTDYGFLDSQSAATGVVTTEAVERAGRFALALESSIDFMSAARLNVAEFVQELF from the coding sequence ATGATTGCTGCACTAGTAGTGATCATGTTGTTGTCACTTGTCCCTCCAGGAACAGCTCGGGCAGAAGCACCTATTCTCTATGCCGATGCAGCGATTCTAGTCGATGCGGATACAGGCAGGATTTTATACGCTCATAATGCAGATGAATCGCTTGGTGTAGCGAGTATGACGAAGATGATGACTGAGTACCTATTACTGCAAGCAATTGCCGAAGGACGTGTAAGCTGGGATCAGGAGTATGAGGTGACGGATTTTGTTCACGCGTTGTCTATAGCCCCTGGATTAGCTAACGTGCCGTTACGGCGTGGAGAGACATATAGTGTAAAAGAGCTATACGAAGCGATGGCTATCTATTCTGCAAACGCAGCCACTGTAGGATTGACTGAGATACTGGCAGGTTCAGAAGGTGAGTTTGTTAAAATGATGAATGCAACAGCTGAGGAGCTTGGACTGGAAGGAACTGAATTCGTAAATTCCACAGGTCTCGGTAATTCAGACATGCTTGGTCACCCGCCAGCAGGGACAGACCCGGATGGTGAAAACGTGATGACCGCCCGTTCCGTTGCCAAGTTGTCAAAGCGTTTGCTGGAAGATTATCCTGAGGTATTAGAGACAGCAAGGCTTCCATATAAAACTTTCAGAAAAGGTACATCAGAAGAAATTCTTATGCGTAATTGGAATTTTATGTTGGAAGGCCTGACGTTAGAATACGAAGGAATGGACGGTTTAAAAACCGGAACTACGAATTTTGCCGGTTACTGTTTCACAGGGACAGCAAAGCGGGATGGCAGACGGCTTATCGCAGTAGTGATGAATACAACTAATGAATCAGGAGGCGGTTCGCATGTAACGCGTTTTCATGCAGCCCGCCAGCTATTGGATTATGGATTCGAAGAATTCTCAGTAGAAGAGATTGTTCCAGCGGGTTATCAGTTCCCTGCTCATGAAACTTTAATAGTTGAAAAAGGTAAACAGCAGCAAGTGGGAATTGCAGCAGCGGAACCGCTCCATCTCTTGATTGAAACGGCCGACAGAGCGCTTTATAGGCCAGAACTGATCCTGAAGAATTCCGTTGCAAAGAACGAAATGTTGGAAGCCCCTGTGAAAGAGGGCCAACAAATCGGGATTATAAAAGTAGAGCGAATAATGGGAACCGATTATGGTTTCTTGGATAGCCAATCAGCTGCCACTGGGGTAGTGACGACGGAAGCAGTAGAACGGGCAGGACGATTTGCGCTTGCGCTGGAATCTTCGATTGATTTTATGTCAGCTGCGAGGCTAAACGTGGCGGAATTCGTTCAAGAACTATTTTAA
- the pdxR gene encoding MocR-like pyridoxine biosynthesis transcription factor PdxR: protein MEMLMVELNRNAAEPLYEQLYTGIRNAILQRKIAVGDKLPSKRKLADYLSISRTTVEQAYDQLLAEGYIEALPRQGFYAKSVEELAVEYQRNQVPVMPAVPDRLADFSPGKVDTNSFPFSLWRKLMREVLDDSNTSLLESGHPQGDWEFRNEIAAYLYQSRGVNCTPEQIVIGSGTEQLLPLLIRLLAPSSIFAFEDPGYPLTHTVFAHYDRSAVPIPVDGEGLLVQKLHESAANITYVTPSHQFPTGAVMSAARRTQLLKWAAGHPDRFIIEDDYDSEFRYIGRPVPSLQSMDRNGRVIYLSTFSKSLMPSLRIAYMVLPLPLLEAYRETFLLYSSTVPRTDQQLVTLFMKKGHFQRHLNRIRTIYRHKRELLTASLTAFSPYVSVSGDQAGMHIVLTVKNGFTEQELVSRARSKGIHITGLETFRVAGQPIGNPQILIGFGGLAEEEIVCQIEKLMASWSIKKKTAHC, encoded by the coding sequence ATGGAAATGCTGATGGTAGAACTAAATCGCAATGCTGCTGAACCGTTATACGAGCAATTATATACAGGAATTCGAAATGCCATTCTTCAAAGAAAAATAGCAGTCGGCGATAAGCTGCCCAGTAAGCGGAAGCTCGCTGACTACTTATCAATCAGCCGAACCACTGTAGAACAGGCTTATGATCAGCTCCTTGCAGAAGGCTATATTGAAGCTTTGCCGCGGCAGGGATTTTATGCGAAAAGTGTGGAAGAACTTGCTGTGGAATACCAACGGAATCAGGTGCCTGTCATGCCGGCAGTGCCTGATCGGTTAGCCGATTTCAGCCCTGGTAAGGTTGACACTAATTCTTTTCCATTTTCTCTTTGGCGGAAACTGATGCGGGAAGTGCTCGATGACAGCAATACCAGCCTGCTTGAGTCCGGACATCCCCAGGGTGACTGGGAATTCCGAAATGAAATCGCTGCTTACCTGTATCAGTCCAGGGGGGTTAATTGTACTCCTGAACAAATTGTTATCGGATCAGGGACAGAACAACTGCTTCCTTTATTAATTCGTCTGCTTGCTCCTTCTTCGATTTTTGCGTTTGAAGACCCCGGCTATCCGTTGACTCATACCGTATTTGCACATTACGATCGCAGCGCTGTCCCGATTCCGGTTGATGGCGAGGGCCTGCTTGTTCAAAAACTTCATGAATCAGCAGCGAATATTACTTATGTCACCCCTTCCCATCAATTTCCGACCGGAGCAGTTATGAGTGCAGCCAGACGGACTCAACTGCTGAAATGGGCAGCCGGACATCCGGATCGATTTATTATCGAAGATGATTACGACAGTGAATTCCGTTACATCGGCCGGCCCGTTCCTTCTCTTCAGAGCATGGACAGGAATGGACGGGTTATCTACCTAAGCACCTTCTCCAAGTCATTAATGCCTTCATTGCGGATTGCGTATATGGTCTTGCCGCTTCCTTTACTGGAGGCGTACAGGGAGACATTCCTGCTATACTCCTCTACAGTGCCAAGAACTGATCAGCAGCTTGTCACACTGTTTATGAAAAAAGGCCATTTTCAGCGTCATTTAAATCGGATCCGAACCATCTACCGGCATAAGCGGGAACTGCTGACTGCCTCTTTAACTGCCTTCTCGCCTTATGTCAGTGTATCCGGTGATCAGGCAGGCATGCATATTGTCTTAACAGTAAAGAATGGATTTACTGAACAGGAGTTAGTGAGCCGGGCCCGCAGTAAGGGGATTCATATAACTGGGCTGGAAACTTTCCGCGTCGCTGGTCAGCCGATTGGGAATCCGCAAATTCTGATTGGTTTCGGCGGTCTTGCAGAAGAGGAAATTGTATGCCAGATCGAGAAATTAATGGCCAGCTGGTCAATTAAAAAAAAGACAGCACACTGCTGA